In the Chroococcidiopsis sp. SAG 2025 genome, one interval contains:
- a CDS encoding indolepyruvate ferredoxin oxidoreductase subunit alpha — protein MSHTIVTEVCEGVADCVDACPVACIHPGPGKNIKGTEWYWIDFTTCIDCGICIQVCPVEGAIVPEERPDLQKTP, from the coding sequence ATGTCACACACAATTGTTACTGAAGTTTGCGAAGGTGTTGCGGATTGCGTTGATGCCTGTCCTGTAGCATGTATTCATCCAGGTCCAGGGAAAAATATCAAGGGGACAGAATGGTACTGGATCGATTTTACGACATGTATAGACTGCGGCATCTGCATTCAAGTTTGTCCTGTTGAAGGGGCGATTGTCCCAGAAGAAAGACCAGACTTGCAGAAAACTCCTTAG
- a CDS encoding ABC transporter ATP-binding protein, whose protein sequence is MYSSAPLLEVEDVWAGYVKDLDILQGVNFQIFPGEIVAVIGPNGAGKSTLAKTIFGLLSPHRGKVTFKNRSITGLKSNQIVQMGMCYVPQISNVFASLSVEENLEMGAYIRKTALAPLKDRIYGTFPVLATRRRQKAGTLSGGERQMLAMGKALMLEPSLLLLDEPSAALSPVLVSSVFEQIQQINQGGTAIVLVEQNARRALAMAHRGYVLDTGRDRFSGPGNELLNDPKVAELYLGAGRVH, encoded by the coding sequence ATGTACAGTTCTGCTCCTCTGTTAGAAGTTGAAGATGTTTGGGCTGGGTACGTCAAAGACCTAGATATTCTTCAGGGGGTAAATTTTCAGATTTTCCCTGGAGAAATCGTAGCGGTGATTGGTCCGAATGGTGCAGGAAAATCTACTCTAGCTAAAACGATTTTTGGATTACTCAGCCCACATCGAGGCAAAGTTACGTTTAAAAATCGCAGTATCACTGGTTTGAAGTCCAATCAAATCGTGCAGATGGGAATGTGTTATGTACCGCAAATTTCTAACGTCTTCGCCTCTTTGAGCGTAGAAGAAAATTTAGAAATGGGAGCATATATTCGCAAAACTGCATTAGCTCCTTTAAAAGATAGAATTTATGGGACTTTCCCGGTTCTAGCCACCCGCAGACGGCAAAAAGCTGGAACCCTCTCTGGGGGGGAACGTCAAATGCTCGCGATGGGTAAAGCTTTGATGCTAGAACCGAGTTTATTATTACTTGACGAACCGAGTGCTGCCTTATCTCCCGTATTGGTATCGAGTGTCTTTGAACAAATTCAACAAATTAACCAAGGTGGAACGGCAATTGTCTTAGTGGAACAGAATGCTCGTAGAGCTTTGGCAATGGCACATCGGGGTTATGTATTAGATACAGGACGCGATCGCTTTTCCGGTCCTGGGAACGAATTACTCAACGATCCCAAAGTGGCAGAATTATATCTCGGTGCGGGTAGGGTTCATTGA
- a CDS encoding HAD-IA family hydrolase, producing the protein MQDTCLIPMPPYSALIFDCDGTLAHTIPTHIQAWLATLRPLGVDLSQEWLYDRRGMSSLELIETVNHTFGYALDANTVNPARKKYFLDLLHQVVEIEAVADVARSHYGKVPLAVASGGDIRVVEPTLKAIGLYSLFDAIVTVNDVERGKPAPDIFLLAADRMGVTPTDCIVYEDSDAGLEAAHRAGMRALDVRELWLTVEAEIGVTDSQEAGM; encoded by the coding sequence ATGCAAGATACGTGTCTCATACCAATGCCACCCTATAGCGCCTTAATTTTTGACTGTGACGGCACTCTAGCGCATACTATCCCCACTCATATTCAAGCGTGGTTAGCAACGCTGCGTCCTCTGGGTGTCGATCTCAGCCAAGAATGGCTTTACGATCGCCGAGGTATGTCATCGCTGGAATTAATCGAAACTGTAAATCATACTTTTGGATATGCCTTAGACGCTAATACTGTCAATCCCGCACGGAAAAAATATTTCTTAGACTTACTACATCAAGTGGTAGAAATTGAAGCAGTAGCAGATGTTGCCCGCAGTCATTATGGGAAAGTTCCCCTAGCAGTAGCTTCAGGCGGCGATATTCGCGTGGTAGAACCTACCCTAAAGGCGATCGGGTTATATTCTTTATTTGATGCGATCGTGACTGTTAACGATGTAGAACGGGGTAAGCCCGCACCCGATATTTTCTTACTAGCTGCCGATCGCATGGGCGTTACTCCTACAGATTGCATCGTTTACGAAGATAGCGATGCAGGTTTAGAAGCTGCCCACCGTGCGGGAATGCGGGCGCTCGACGTGCGGGAACTGTGGCTGACAGTAGAAGCGGAGATAGGAGTTACAGATAGTCAAGAGGCAGGGATGTAA
- a CDS encoding alpha/beta fold hydrolase yields MTASPLTASSSFPPVKTWTWQGFSICYQQQGDTGIPVILVHGFGASWWHWRKNIPDLAQTCRVYAIDLIGFGGSAKPIPGEFKPGEQILYSFETWGQQIADFCREVVREPAVFIGNSVGCIAAMQAAVYAPELTMGVAMLNCSLRLLHDRKRSGLPWYRRFGAPLIQKLLAVQPVGKFFFQQLAKPKTVKKILLQAYAHPEAVTDELVDLLMAPAKDAGAVAVFVAFTAYSQGPLPEDLLPQLSCPAIFLWGTADPWEPVELGQELANYPQVQKFIPLKGVGHCPQDEAPELVNPILQEWIVELGSRESD; encoded by the coding sequence ATGACTGCCTCACCTCTAACTGCATCCAGCTCATTTCCACCCGTAAAAACGTGGACTTGGCAGGGATTTTCGATTTGCTATCAACAACAAGGCGATACCGGTATTCCCGTCATTCTGGTACATGGCTTTGGAGCATCTTGGTGGCACTGGCGCAAGAATATTCCCGATCTGGCGCAGACTTGTAGGGTGTACGCTATCGATCTAATTGGTTTTGGTGGTTCCGCTAAACCGATTCCAGGGGAATTCAAGCCAGGAGAACAAATCCTATATTCGTTTGAGACTTGGGGACAGCAAATTGCCGATTTTTGTCGCGAAGTAGTAAGAGAACCAGCAGTTTTCATTGGTAATTCTGTCGGTTGTATTGCAGCAATGCAAGCAGCAGTATATGCCCCCGAGCTAACTATGGGTGTAGCGATGCTCAATTGTTCCCTACGTTTGCTTCACGATCGCAAGCGCAGCGGCTTACCTTGGTATCGACGCTTCGGCGCGCCGCTGATTCAGAAATTATTAGCAGTTCAACCAGTTGGGAAATTTTTCTTTCAACAACTTGCAAAACCGAAAACAGTCAAAAAAATCTTGCTCCAAGCCTACGCTCATCCTGAAGCAGTAACAGATGAGTTAGTAGACCTTTTGATGGCTCCAGCGAAAGATGCTGGGGCTGTAGCAGTCTTTGTTGCTTTCACAGCCTATTCTCAAGGACCACTACCTGAAGACTTGTTACCCCAGCTATCTTGTCCGGCAATTTTCTTGTGGGGAACAGCCGACCCTTGGGAACCAGTAGAGTTGGGGCAAGAACTAGCTAACTATCCCCAAGTACAGAAGTTTATTCCCTTAAAAGGAGTCGGGCATTGTCCCCAAGACGAAGCACCAGAATTGGTGAATCCGATCTTGCAAGAGTGGATTGTGGAATTGGGGAGTCGGGAGAGTGACTAG
- a CDS encoding LCP family protein, whose protein sequence is MSRTGRWLWFWVIMSGVAVLSATAGALLAYTMSTKPLMQSQLSPEEQAIFGTHGDRLTRAGFKLSELTRPVNILVLGVKVLTTDVNTPAAEIKKQGYHALVNSFDGLTDTILLLRFDPATKKIAALSIPRDTRTKIEGRGIAKINEANLVGGPAGSAKAISELLDGVPIDRYIRINVQGVEKLIDALGGVTVYVPKDMKYQDDSQHLYINLKAGKQHLDGNKTLQLLRYRHDENGDIGRIQRQQLVMRALTEQTLSPNTLTRMPQILSVIQSHLDTNLSMDELVALANFGVQTNRSNMQMLMLPGRFSNSGEYRASYWLPDSDRIAKMATQHFDAPLAESEPADFDPARLRIAISNSTGSDRAVRSLVKSLAGAGYRNVYITKSWSEPLDTTHVVAQQGDTESATTIRDLLNVGEVRVESTGNLGSDITIQVGKDWLEQSREQGAESRE, encoded by the coding sequence ATGAGTAGGACTGGGCGTTGGCTGTGGTTCTGGGTAATCATGAGTGGTGTCGCTGTGTTGTCAGCCACAGCAGGGGCGCTCTTAGCCTATACTATGTCAACCAAGCCGCTGATGCAAAGTCAGCTTAGCCCTGAGGAGCAAGCAATTTTCGGTACTCATGGCGATCGCTTAACGCGGGCTGGTTTTAAACTTTCGGAGCTGACCCGACCAGTTAATATTTTAGTTCTAGGTGTAAAAGTTCTCACCACAGACGTTAATACCCCTGCTGCCGAAATCAAAAAGCAAGGATATCATGCGTTAGTCAACTCCTTCGACGGCTTGACAGACACTATCCTTTTGCTACGATTTGACCCAGCAACCAAAAAAATCGCTGCCCTTTCTATTCCCAGAGATACCCGCACCAAGATAGAAGGTCGAGGCATAGCGAAAATCAATGAAGCTAATCTCGTTGGTGGTCCAGCAGGTAGTGCTAAAGCTATTAGCGAATTACTAGATGGAGTGCCGATCGATCGCTACATTCGGATCAACGTCCAAGGAGTGGAAAAGTTAATCGATGCTTTGGGTGGCGTAACCGTTTACGTTCCTAAAGATATGAAATATCAAGATGATAGCCAGCATTTATACATTAATCTCAAAGCTGGCAAGCAGCATCTTGACGGCAACAAGACTCTCCAGCTACTACGCTATCGTCACGACGAAAACGGTGATATCGGACGGATTCAACGCCAGCAACTCGTTATGCGGGCGCTAACGGAACAAACCTTGTCGCCGAATACCCTTACCCGGATGCCGCAGATTCTCTCTGTGATTCAATCGCACCTCGATACGAACTTATCGATGGATGAATTGGTAGCACTGGCGAATTTTGGCGTACAAACTAATCGATCCAACATGCAAATGTTGATGTTGCCTGGACGATTTAGTAATTCAGGAGAGTATAGAGCTAGCTACTGGTTGCCAGACAGCGATCGCATTGCCAAAATGGCAACGCAGCATTTCGATGCCCCTCTTGCTGAATCCGAGCCAGCTGACTTCGATCCGGCGCGATTGAGAATTGCAATTTCCAATAGCACGGGTAGCGATCGCGCTGTCCGCTCTTTGGTCAAATCTCTTGCTGGTGCAGGCTATCGCAATGTATACATTACAAAATCGTGGTCTGAGCCATTAGACACAACTCATGTTGTTGCCCAGCAAGGCGATACTGAAAGTGCTACAACCATCCGCGACCTCTTAAACGTAGGCGAAGTCCGCGTTGAAAGCACAGGCAACCTTGGCTCTGACATTACCATTCAAGTTGGTAAAGATTGGCTGGAACAAAGCAGGGAGCAGGGAGCAGAGAGCAGGGAGTAG
- a CDS encoding AI-2E family transporter — translation MQKRIIIGWWQAMSPLTRFLAIALLAPLLVLNAWAISSIVDYFHSLIVILVGASLLAFLLNYPVGWMEQQGARREQVAILVFLLALSILLALGVTLVPLVISQAQQLVTRLPEWIDSGRYQLVLLNDWAEAQGYPINLDALVIQINDRVKGQLQAIAVQALNLAVVTVTSLLDFLLGMVLTFYLLQHGDELWQSLIAWLPTPIRQPFSQTIRLSFQNYFIGQLIFGICMGSALTAIFLWLKVPFGLLFGITIGFMALVPFGGTVGIILTTLLVALQDFWLGTRVLVASVIIQQILDNIVAPRILGSVTGLNPVWVLISVLTGARVGGLLGVIVAVPTAVVIKTALSAVRSPQLTETSSTTATAMTTTENLAGSRDELGAGKRAEGEVSKRAEAEGTSALEPRSPSEPRSREQVVSSE, via the coding sequence ATGCAGAAACGCATTATTATAGGTTGGTGGCAAGCAATGTCACCTTTGACGCGATTTCTGGCGATCGCGCTATTGGCTCCACTACTCGTACTCAATGCTTGGGCAATCTCCTCCATCGTTGATTACTTCCACTCGCTGATTGTTATTTTAGTCGGTGCTTCTTTACTAGCATTTTTGTTGAACTATCCGGTAGGCTGGATGGAGCAACAAGGCGCAAGGCGAGAACAAGTTGCTATTTTAGTCTTTTTGTTGGCTTTGTCGATTTTACTGGCGCTAGGTGTCACCCTCGTGCCTCTAGTGATTAGTCAGGCGCAGCAGCTCGTAACTCGTTTGCCAGAATGGATAGACTCAGGACGCTATCAGTTGGTGTTGTTGAATGATTGGGCTGAGGCTCAGGGTTATCCAATTAATCTCGATGCCTTAGTAATACAAATCAACGATCGCGTGAAGGGACAATTACAAGCGATCGCCGTCCAAGCATTAAACCTAGCTGTGGTGACAGTGACAAGCCTGCTAGATTTTTTGCTGGGCATGGTTTTGACATTTTATTTGTTACAGCATGGGGACGAACTCTGGCAAAGCTTAATCGCTTGGCTGCCAACACCCATTCGCCAGCCTTTTTCCCAAACTATCCGGTTGAGCTTTCAAAACTACTTCATCGGACAGTTAATTTTCGGTATTTGTATGGGTTCTGCCCTAACTGCCATTTTCTTGTGGCTGAAAGTGCCGTTTGGTTTGCTGTTTGGAATCACGATCGGGTTTATGGCTTTAGTTCCCTTCGGCGGTACAGTGGGAATTATTTTGACCACTTTATTAGTAGCGCTGCAAGATTTCTGGCTAGGTACTAGAGTTTTGGTAGCATCTGTCATCATTCAGCAGATCTTAGATAACATCGTTGCTCCCCGTATTCTTGGTAGCGTAACTGGATTAAATCCCGTATGGGTACTGATTTCCGTCTTAACAGGCGCTAGAGTTGGCGGTTTGCTTGGCGTAATCGTTGCCGTACCTACAGCAGTCGTGATCAAGACAGCCTTAAGTGCCGTGCGATCGCCCCAACTGACTGAAACGAGTTCTACCACTGCAACAGCTATGACAACAACTGAGAATCTTGCAGGGAGCAGGGACGAGCTGGGAGCAGGGAAGCGGGCAGAGGGCGAGGTTTCCAAGCGGGCGGAAGCGGAGGGAACCTCCGCATTGGAGCCGCGTTCGCCATCGGAGCCGCGTAGCAGGGAACAAGTAGTGAGTAGTGAGTAG
- a CDS encoding Npun_F5749 family FMN-dependent PPOX-type flavoprotein, with protein sequence MSGDRIIPNSIAPWRSPLARALHLNRSLPYARYLQLATVRLDGRPANRTVVFRGFLDNSDRLKFVSDTRSEKFAQIEAQPWAEVCWYFPTTREQFRITGTLKAIASDDSDPELQQARTLSWQELSDSARLQFAWAHPGEPRAAADAFNPPAPPAEVPLPHFCLLLLEPVQIDRLELRGDPQNRTMYTWLEGDHTWSTQAVNP encoded by the coding sequence GTGAGCGGTGACCGTATAATTCCGAATTCGATTGCCCCTTGGCGATCGCCTTTAGCAAGGGCGCTGCACCTCAATCGCAGTCTGCCTTATGCCCGTTATCTTCAACTGGCAACTGTTCGACTTGATGGTCGTCCTGCGAATCGGACAGTTGTATTTCGGGGCTTTTTAGATAATAGCGATCGCCTCAAGTTTGTCAGCGATACTCGCAGTGAAAAATTTGCTCAGATTGAAGCTCAACCTTGGGCGGAAGTTTGCTGGTATTTTCCCACAACCCGCGAACAATTTCGTATTACTGGTACGCTAAAGGCGATTGCCTCTGATGATTCCGATCCAGAATTACAACAAGCCCGTACATTAAGCTGGCAAGAGTTAAGCGACTCCGCACGGCTGCAATTTGCTTGGGCGCATCCAGGTGAGCCAAGAGCCGCCGCCGATGCCTTCAATCCTCCAGCACCGCCCGCAGAAGTGCCATTACCGCACTTTTGTCTGTTGCTTTTAGAACCAGTCCAGATAGATCGCTTAGAATTGCGTGGCGACCCTCAAAACCGTACTATGTACACTTGGTTAGAAGGCGATCACACTTGGTCTACTCAAGCCGTCAATCCTTAA
- the cysE gene encoding serine O-acetyltransferase yields the protein MLSTIAADFKIIFDRDPAARNWLEVLLCYPGLQAIVFHRVAHQLYKLRLPFIPRFISAIARFLTGIEIHPGATIGKGFFIDHGMGVVIGETAIVGDDVLLYQGVTLGGTGKESGKRHPTVGNNVVVGAGAKVLGNIELGSNVRIGAGSVVLRDVPSNCTVVGVPGRIIYRSGARVDPLEHGSLPDSEAEVIRALVDRIEALEQQLEKVQQQQAHQDSVVMSLPAAASCQMRDKVIQQFLDGAGI from the coding sequence GTGCTATCTACCATAGCTGCTGACTTCAAGATTATTTTTGACCGCGACCCTGCTGCCCGTAACTGGCTAGAGGTACTGTTATGTTACCCTGGGTTACAGGCAATTGTCTTCCATCGGGTAGCGCATCAACTCTACAAACTGCGTCTTCCCTTCATTCCAAGGTTTATTTCCGCGATCGCCCGATTTTTAACTGGGATTGAGATTCACCCTGGCGCGACAATTGGCAAGGGTTTTTTTATCGACCACGGTATGGGGGTCGTAATCGGCGAAACCGCGATCGTGGGTGATGACGTTCTGCTCTACCAAGGCGTGACTCTAGGTGGTACGGGTAAAGAAAGCGGCAAGCGTCACCCAACTGTGGGAAATAATGTCGTGGTGGGTGCGGGGGCAAAAGTCCTCGGTAATATCGAACTTGGCAGTAACGTCAGAATTGGAGCGGGTTCTGTTGTTTTACGCGATGTACCTTCTAATTGCACGGTTGTTGGCGTACCAGGTCGAATTATCTACCGTTCTGGGGCTAGAGTCGATCCTTTGGAACACGGTAGCTTACCTGACTCAGAAGCAGAGGTCATTCGCGCTCTCGTTGACAGAATTGAAGCTTTAGAACAACAGCTAGAAAAAGTACAACAGCAGCAAGCACACCAGGATTCTGTAGTCATGTCTCTTCCCGCTGCTGCTAGCTGTCAGATGAGAGATAAAGTGATCCAGCAGTTTTTAGATGGTGCGGGGATTTAA